The following proteins come from a genomic window of Pocillopora verrucosa isolate sample1 chromosome 6, ASM3666991v2, whole genome shotgun sequence:
- the LOC131781618 gene encoding uncharacterized protein: protein MASTPASSEVDPEEDAGEIRLDVHNTGQAAEYPDFAIIWSFLVNFKHLLHFPDLTLDNLEDGFNNHSPENGNVEMLVELYVKLLRRLGISVNVEKWEKSLLKVAKEHSMDCAWDLEQFGYEELKVSSKLELFKLLLESQFDQNEKLKSSVNKTFEADELRMQPIGRDLDGFIYWYHEDGANGVRLYTTEEDEVSCESWRLLARETDELASVVEYLETKSVVNPKEIALAKREEMKKKGEIKSPGKKRGRKSKKKESIQEEDYDDDNPCARCFSNVRPDSILLCDKCDAAYHTACLRPPLLTVPQGDWFCPFCQQLALLDILKEKKTRLAARLKLRQRQAKRLGFAGIDLNNILQRTSDDEEDLGIRRSGRSRKNVDYTFKEFEDDITSAVENDKKRFKGEEVNGEEKHLLFSKPAYESGNLERLHQRNTRRSRRLMDLDYESGSESPTSGYEYEGNSDEDVRRKSEALTGLRRTRRIIDEDDDDNDSKDGEDSTRTEGKKGNERDNEDSSKEKAVTSESKGNRKDDKKSDKERLKTSVNGGEAVKTNVASSGSEAEVGAVNIPPAHALHGNKIHPHSRIASVAPVARTQPLADVNKHRNPSSYPPEGIFPNPPNFEMFKPQFPTKQAPNYVGPNFGNVNLGTSTLTGNNFAGNGSGTRNISPSNVPGMSPGGPSFPGAQGVGAPNIRTNLGGPNMSGPNPTAPGYSSSNVNYPGTNLRGQNMSGTNFGETYAGGLNNVGTAVGANFGGPNFGGSNTTANGVGGGFGALKSPTQNIAGSFWTGQNNFNSMYNYSTPGGTPSPVSSPPGNQTLPPPYPAAARFTNSSQYGNYNQQFQGNSNLQNNYVVPQQSGNFSDSKFFPATPQQPPPPYPSGNSLNANFYGNRTQEGNVTGNQWTYPEGYGYYPGQGNAAGQSF from the exons ATGGCGTCCACTCCAGCAAGCAGCGAAGTAGATCCCGAAGAAGATGCCGGGGAAATAAGATTGGACGTGCACAACACCGGACAAGCTGCCGAATATCCCGACTTTGCAATAATCTGGTCGTTTCTGGTGAATTTTAAACACCTTTTACACTTTCCTGACCTAACTTTGGACAATTTGGAGGATGGGTTTAACAACCATTCGCCGGAAAATG GTAATGTTGAGATGCTAGTGGAATTATATGTGAAGCTTTTGAGACGATTGGGGATCTCTGTTAATGTGGAAAAATGGGAGAAATCTTTACTGAAG GTTGCTAAAGAACACAGCATGGACTGTGCATGGGATTTGGAACAATTTGGTTATGAAGAACTTAAAGTTTCATCCAAACTGGAACTTTTCAAG TTACTTCTGGAGAGTCAGTTTGATCAGAATGAAAAGCTTAAGAGCTctgtaaacaaaacatttgaagCCGATGAATTGCGAATGCAGCCAATTGGACGGGATCTAGATGGGTTTATATATTGGTATCATGAG GATGGCGCCAATGGTGTGAGGCTGTACACTACAGAAGAAGATGAAGTGAGCTGTGAATCATGGAGATTGTTAGCCAG AGAGACAGATGAACTAGCTTCTGTTGTTGAATATTTGGAAACCAAGTCTGTTGTGAATCCCAAAGAAATAGCCCTTGCAAAAAGGGAAgagatgaaaaagaaaggagaaataaaGAGTCCTGggaaaaagagaggaagaaaaa GTAAAAAGAAAGAATCAATACAAGAGGAGGACTATGACGATGACAATCCATGTGCaagatgtttttcaaatgtcAGACCAGATTCG ATTTTACTTTGCGATAAGTGCGATGCTGCGTACCACACCGCTTGCCTTCGTCCTCCTCTGCTGACCGTGCCCCAGGGAGACTGGTTCTGCCCTTTCTGTCAACAG TTAGCATTGTTGGATATTCTAAAGGAGAAGAAGACAAGGTTAGCTGCCAGGCTAAAGTTGAGACAGAGACAAGCAAAAAG GTTGGGTTTTGCTGGTATTGATCTGAACAACATCTTACAG AGAACATCAGACGACGAAGAAGATCTAGGAATCAGACGGTCTGGTCGCTCGAGAAAGAACGTCGACTACACTTTTAAAGAATTCGAGGACGATATCACATCGGCCGTCGAGAACGACAAAAAGAGATTCAAAGGAGAGGAAGTTAATGGAGAGGAAAAACATTTGCTGTTCTCCAAACCGGCTTACGAGTCCGGAAACCTAGAGCGGTTACATCAGCGGAACACCCGAAGATCTCGTCGACTGATGGATCTTGATTACGAAAGCGGCTCGGAGTCTCCGACGAGCGGATACGAGTACGAAGGCAACTCGGATGAGGATGTTCGGAGGAAATCCGAGGCGCTTACTGGGCTTCGAAGGACTCGAAGGATTATTGATGAagacgatgatgataatgatagcaAAGACGGAGAGGATTCAACGAGAACCGAAGGTAAGAAAGGAAATGAACGTGACAATGAGGATAGTTCAAAGGAGAAAGCTGTAACTTCAGAATCGAAAGGAAATCGAAAGGACGATAAGAAGTCGGACAAGGAGCGACTAAAGACGAGTGTAAACGGAGGGGAGGCCGTAAAAACAAACGTTGCGAGCTCAGGGAGCGAAGCAGAAGTTGGGGCTGTTAATATTCCACCTGCTCACGCGCTCCATGGCAACAAGATCCATCCACACTCGAGGATTGCATCTGTGGCGCCAGTTGCTCGTACCCAGCCTTTGGCCGACGTCAACAAACACAGGAATCCCTCCAGCTACCCTCCTGAAGGCATATTTCCTAACCCACCAAACTTTGAAATGTTTAAGCCACAGTTCCCTACAAAACAGGCCCCAAATTATGTTGGCCCCAATTTCGGAAACGTCAATTTAGGAACGTCAACCCTCACTGGAAATAACTTTGCAGGAAACGGCTCGGGAACTAGAAATATTTCTCCCAGTAATGTACCAGGGATGTCTCCGGGCGGGCCCTCTTTTCCAGGGGCCCAGGGAGTTGGAGCCCCAAATATAAGGACAAATTTGGGTGGACCTAATATGTCGGGTCCCAATCCAACGGCACCTGGTTATTCAAGTTCAAACGTGAACTACCCTGGAACAAATTTAAGAGGGCAGAATATGTCCGGGACAAATTTCGGAGAGACTTACGCAGGTGGACTCAACAACGTAGGTACTGCTGTAGGTGCCAACTTCGGAGGGCCAAATTTTGGTGGAAGTAACACAACAGCAAATGGCGTCGGAGGAGGTTTTGGTGCCCTGAAAAGTCCAACGCAGAATATCGCGGGCTCGTTTTGGACAGGCCAGAACAACTTTAATAGCATGTACAACTATTCTACACCTGGAGGGACGCCATCTCCCGTCAGTAGTCCCCCAGGTAACCAGACTTTACCGCCACCCTACCCCGCTGCGGCCAGGTTTACGAATTCAAGTCAGTACGGTAACTATAATCAACAATTTCAAGGGAATTCTAACTTGCAGAACAATTATGTTGTACCACAACAGAGTGGAAATTTCTCGGATTCTAAGTTTTTTCCTGCTACCCCTCAACAGCCACCTCCCCCTTATCCCTCGGGTAATTCGCTGAATGCAAACTTCTACGGGAATAGAACACAGGAAGGTAACGTTACGGGAAACCAGTGGACGTATCCCGAGGGTTACGGGTATTATCCCGGTCAAGGCAATGCAGCGGGACAGAGTTTTTAA